Proteins from one Aureimonas sp. SA4125 genomic window:
- a CDS encoding glutathione S-transferase, protein MRLFSSSASPFAAKVRMAARHVGIPIETLAADTGAEPADLLAANPLGKIPALLLDDGDILFDSAVICDYLDRRSGHRLVPQDEAGWLQVKRLEAAADGVGDAAILSLYEVRYRPEDKRHQPWVDKQMRRAFRGLDFLEAHVGALGPEPTTAHFAIAGLLGWLNLRFEGQWEDGRPHLVAWLAGFADAFPAYEELKPRL, encoded by the coding sequence ATGCGGCTCTTTTCCTCGTCCGCCTCGCCCTTCGCCGCCAAAGTCCGGATGGCGGCGCGGCATGTCGGCATCCCGATCGAGACCCTCGCGGCCGATACCGGGGCCGAGCCGGCCGACCTGCTGGCGGCCAATCCGCTCGGCAAGATCCCGGCCCTCCTCCTCGACGACGGCGATATTCTCTTCGACAGCGCGGTGATCTGCGATTATCTCGACCGCCGCAGCGGCCACCGTCTGGTGCCGCAGGACGAGGCCGGCTGGCTCCAGGTCAAGCGGCTGGAGGCGGCGGCCGACGGCGTCGGCGATGCCGCGATCCTGTCGCTCTACGAGGTCCGCTACCGGCCGGAGGACAAGCGCCACCAGCCCTGGGTCGACAAGCAGATGCGCCGGGCGTTTCGCGGCCTCGATTTCCTCGAGGCGCATGTCGGGGCTCTCGGCCCGGAGCCGACCACCGCCCACTTCGCCATCGCAGGCCTGCTCGGCTGGCTGAACCTCCGGTTCGAGGGCCAGTGGGAAGACGGTCGCCCCCACCTCGTCGCCTGGCTCGCGGGCTTTGCCGATGCGTTTCCCGCCTATGAAGAGCTGAAGCCGCGGCTTTGA
- the rlmJ gene encoding 23S rRNA (adenine(2030)-N(6))-methyltransferase RlmJ translates to MNYRHAFHAGNFADVVKHVLLVMIVEHLKAKDKAFRVYDTHAGRGRYDLGAEEARRTGEAAEGILQLLGSPAALAPELQTYLSIVTAEGKAVYPGSPLIVRRLLRKQDRLSAYELHPEDAKALAALFAGDIKVKTIALDGWLALGAHLPPKEKRGLVLIDPPFEQADEDDRIVEGVTAAHRRWAGGTYAIWYPIKRRAERARLHAGLKASGIPKILAAEFFREPFAAEDRLVGSGLVVINPPFTFAADAARVMAILKQVLAKAGQGSAEIVAISGERP, encoded by the coding sequence TTGAACTACCGCCACGCCTTCCACGCCGGAAACTTCGCCGATGTCGTCAAGCACGTCCTGCTGGTGATGATCGTCGAGCACCTCAAGGCCAAGGACAAGGCGTTCCGGGTGTACGACACGCATGCCGGCCGCGGCCGCTACGATCTCGGCGCCGAGGAGGCCCGACGCACCGGCGAGGCGGCGGAGGGCATTTTGCAGCTGCTCGGCTCGCCCGCGGCGCTGGCGCCGGAACTGCAGACCTATCTCTCGATCGTCACCGCGGAGGGGAAGGCCGTCTATCCCGGCTCGCCGCTGATCGTGCGGCGCCTCCTGCGCAAACAGGACCGGCTCTCCGCCTACGAACTGCACCCGGAGGACGCCAAGGCGCTCGCCGCGCTGTTTGCCGGCGACATCAAGGTGAAGACGATCGCGCTCGACGGCTGGCTGGCGCTCGGCGCGCATCTGCCGCCGAAGGAAAAGCGCGGCCTCGTCCTCATCGACCCGCCCTTCGAGCAGGCCGACGAGGACGACCGGATCGTCGAGGGCGTGACGGCCGCGCACCGGCGCTGGGCCGGCGGCACCTATGCGATCTGGTATCCGATCAAGCGGCGGGCCGAGCGGGCGCGCCTCCATGCCGGCCTGAAGGCGAGCGGCATCCCGAAGATTCTGGCCGCCGAGTTCTTTCGCGAGCCCTTTGCGGCAGAGGATCGGCTGGTCGGCTCGGGCCTTGTGGTGATCAATCCGCCCTTCACCTTCGCCGCGGACGCCGCCCGCGTCATGGCAATTCTGAAACAGGTGCTCGCCAAAGCAGGCCAGGGCAGCGCGGAGATAGTTGCGATCTCCGGCGAGCGCCCGTAA
- a CDS encoding alkene reductase gives MATPKLFEPFTLGPITLSNRIVMAPLTRSRATSEGNLLDRHVEYYRQRASAGLIITEATNISPEGRGYAWTPGIFTDEQVAGWKKVTDAVHEEGGKIVIQLWHVGRISHPDLQPGGALPVAPSAILPKGKAFTEAGFKDNVTPRALEKSELPRVVADYVHAAECAKRAGFDGVEIHSANGYLLDQFLSDHTNTRTDEYGGSVENRMRFPLEVVDAVVGVWGADRTGIRISPVSAANDIVDSNPKETFTAYTKELSKRGLMYLHAIEGATRGDRDPNAFQVWALKDVFSGVYMGNNNYTRDLAIERVDKGLVDLVCIGRPFIANPDLVARLELNAPLAEGDESTYYGGDEKGFTDYPALTPEERLRYAAA, from the coding sequence ATGGCGACGCCCAAGCTTTTCGAGCCCTTCACGCTCGGCCCCATCACGCTATCGAACCGCATCGTCATGGCGCCGCTGACGCGCAGCCGGGCGACGTCCGAAGGCAATCTCCTCGACCGCCACGTCGAATATTATCGCCAGCGCGCCAGCGCGGGTCTCATCATCACCGAGGCGACGAACATTTCCCCGGAGGGCCGCGGCTACGCCTGGACGCCCGGCATCTTCACCGACGAACAGGTCGCCGGCTGGAAGAAGGTCACCGACGCCGTGCACGAAGAGGGCGGCAAGATCGTCATCCAGCTCTGGCATGTCGGCCGCATCTCGCATCCGGATCTCCAGCCGGGCGGCGCGCTCCCCGTCGCGCCCTCGGCCATCCTGCCGAAGGGCAAGGCCTTCACCGAAGCCGGCTTCAAGGACAACGTCACGCCGCGCGCGCTCGAAAAATCCGAGCTGCCGCGCGTCGTCGCCGACTACGTGCACGCCGCCGAATGCGCCAAGCGCGCGGGCTTTGACGGCGTCGAGATCCATTCGGCCAATGGCTACCTCCTCGACCAGTTCCTTTCCGACCACACCAACACCCGTACCGACGAGTATGGCGGCTCGGTCGAGAACCGCATGCGCTTCCCCTTGGAAGTCGTCGACGCCGTGGTCGGCGTCTGGGGCGCGGACCGCACCGGCATCCGCATCTCGCCGGTCTCGGCCGCCAACGACATCGTCGACAGCAATCCCAAGGAGACCTTCACCGCCTACACGAAGGAACTGTCGAAGCGCGGCCTGATGTATCTCCACGCCATCGAGGGCGCGACGCGCGGCGACCGCGACCCCAACGCCTTCCAGGTCTGGGCGCTGAAGGACGTCTTTTCCGGCGTCTACATGGGCAACAACAACTACACCCGCGACCTCGCCATCGAGCGCGTCGACAAGGGCCTCGTCGACCTCGTCTGCATCGGCCGCCCCTTCATCGCCAACCCCGACCTCGTGGCCCGGCTGGAGCTGAACGCGCCCTTGGCCGAGGGAGACGAGTCGACGTATTACGGCGGCGACGAGAAGGGGTTCACGGACTATCCGGCGCTGACGCCGGAGGAGAGGTTGCGCTACGCGGCGGCGTAG
- a CDS encoding EAL domain-containing protein, with amino-acid sequence MPIDHPAAVLGPAIRVDGETRLASADPAKNDPIGRIVRSSAYATECPSAAFYRIEKEGYTQEASFDWDVPFSERVIGSLRAHAAASENQVLIVNNLLQEPRLGDLCADPDGAPSALRFLAAVPVADAKGLVRGILIVADRFPQAGLSAAKTYVLRSHAADIALLLDLEALQQSSVTGDLSRRRETERLRLLESVVVNANDAILITKAEPIDQPGPEIVYCNAAFTRTTGYTEAEVVGLTPRILQSINTDRQALDRLRAALSAWKPIEVELLNTRKDGTEFWVELSIAPVANEKGWFTHWVSVQRDVSDRKVLEETTTRARIVEAQNASLEAEIQERKDVEARLLYTASHDDLTKLHNRAYFVERVTAAIQRTTADPAYRSAVIFMDIDRFKLVNDSLGHRAGDLLLMEIADRLRSCIGMEDTLARVGGDEFALLVEGDGALAAAIGIAERVNEVMREPIWLGAQEIFSSCSMGIVEAAPRHRFPEEFVRDADIAMYRAKRTGAGSYAVFVEEMHSAAVEALEKQTDLQNAVSRGEFFLQFQPIWAAASLRLTGMEALVRWQHPQRGTVPPSEFIDVAARSGLIRDIGRWVLSEACARARDWQQRFPNSPLRLSVNTSTPELKDPDFLLGLQETLALTGLSANDLQIEITEGVFIEEGDFVDGILAGIRALGVRIALDDFGTGFSSLSYLDRFPLDAIKIDQSFVRKMLTGSRTLAIVETIVRLGQILDLDIIAEGVEEEEQLSLLSRIGCNSVQGYLLGKPLSSTDFEALLARQ; translated from the coding sequence ATGCCAATTGACCACCCGGCCGCGGTTCTCGGTCCCGCAATACGCGTGGACGGCGAGACGAGACTGGCATCTGCGGACCCAGCGAAGAATGACCCGATTGGCCGGATCGTCCGCAGCTCGGCATATGCCACAGAATGCCCCTCCGCAGCCTTCTATCGAATTGAAAAAGAAGGCTACACTCAGGAGGCCTCGTTTGATTGGGATGTTCCATTTTCCGAACGCGTCATAGGCTCTCTACGAGCCCATGCCGCCGCAAGCGAAAACCAAGTCCTGATTGTCAACAACCTGCTTCAAGAGCCCCGCCTAGGAGATCTTTGCGCGGATCCGGACGGCGCGCCAAGTGCCCTACGCTTCCTCGCTGCCGTTCCGGTGGCAGACGCCAAGGGCCTCGTGCGCGGTATACTGATTGTGGCGGACCGCTTTCCGCAGGCGGGACTCAGTGCCGCGAAAACCTATGTGCTGCGGTCGCATGCGGCCGATATAGCGCTCCTTCTCGATCTCGAAGCTTTGCAGCAAAGCTCAGTCACCGGCGACCTCTCCCGGAGACGTGAGACGGAGCGCCTCAGGCTGCTGGAGTCCGTCGTTGTCAACGCGAACGATGCGATCTTGATTACAAAGGCGGAGCCGATCGACCAACCCGGGCCTGAAATCGTCTACTGCAATGCTGCCTTCACCCGCACCACCGGCTACACCGAGGCCGAAGTTGTCGGACTGACACCTCGCATACTTCAGTCGATCAATACGGATCGGCAGGCCCTTGACCGACTGAGGGCGGCCCTTTCGGCTTGGAAGCCAATCGAGGTCGAACTGCTCAACACCCGAAAGGACGGTACTGAGTTTTGGGTAGAACTAAGCATCGCGCCGGTCGCCAACGAAAAGGGATGGTTTACCCATTGGGTTTCAGTCCAGCGCGACGTCAGTGACCGAAAGGTTCTTGAAGAGACGACGACCCGAGCACGCATCGTAGAGGCGCAAAATGCCAGCCTTGAAGCAGAAATTCAGGAGCGCAAGGACGTCGAGGCCAGGCTCCTGTACACCGCCTCGCATGATGACCTCACCAAGCTTCACAATCGAGCCTACTTCGTCGAGCGGGTGACTGCGGCAATTCAGCGGACCACAGCCGATCCTGCGTACCGTAGTGCGGTTATATTTATGGATATCGACAGGTTCAAACTGGTCAATGATAGCCTTGGGCACCGGGCGGGCGATCTTCTTCTGATGGAGATTGCCGATCGCCTCCGTTCGTGCATCGGGATGGAGGATACACTCGCTCGTGTCGGTGGAGACGAGTTTGCCCTGTTGGTGGAGGGAGACGGCGCGCTGGCAGCTGCCATCGGTATCGCAGAGCGCGTCAATGAGGTCATGCGAGAGCCCATCTGGCTCGGTGCGCAAGAGATCTTTTCATCCTGCAGCATGGGAATCGTTGAAGCTGCCCCCCGGCATCGCTTCCCCGAAGAGTTCGTTCGAGATGCCGACATAGCAATGTACCGAGCAAAGCGGACTGGAGCTGGCTCCTACGCAGTTTTCGTCGAGGAGATGCACAGTGCGGCGGTCGAAGCCCTTGAAAAGCAGACCGACCTTCAAAATGCCGTCAGCCGGGGCGAATTCTTTCTCCAGTTCCAGCCCATCTGGGCGGCAGCTAGCCTGCGCCTGACGGGTATGGAGGCACTCGTGCGGTGGCAGCACCCGCAACGCGGAACAGTGCCTCCTTCCGAGTTTATTGACGTTGCTGCGCGTTCAGGCCTGATCCGCGACATTGGCCGGTGGGTTCTGTCTGAAGCCTGCGCTCGGGCCCGGGACTGGCAACAGCGATTTCCAAACTCGCCTCTGCGGCTCAGCGTCAACACGTCCACTCCGGAGCTGAAGGATCCGGACTTCCTTCTGGGTCTTCAGGAGACGTTGGCCTTGACCGGCCTGTCAGCGAATGATCTTCAGATCGAGATTACCGAGGGCGTCTTCATTGAGGAAGGCGACTTCGTCGACGGCATCCTGGCCGGCATCCGGGCACTGGGCGTGCGCATTGCCCTGGACGACTTTGGTACCGGTTTCTCATCGTTGAGCTACCTCGACCGCTTTCCGCTCGACGCGATCAAGATCGATCAATCCTTCGTCAGAAAGATGCTGACCGGGTCCAGAACATTGGCGATCGTCGAGACCATCGTCCGCCTGGGGCAGATCCTCGATCTCGACATCATCGCTGAGGGCGTCGAGGAGGAGGAGCAGTTGAGCCTGCTGTCGAGGATCGGCTGCAACTCGGTTCAGGGCTACCTCCTGGGAAAGCCGCTATCGTCGACCGACTTCGAAGCCTTGCTCGCCAGGCAATGA
- a CDS encoding molybdopterin-dependent oxidoreductase, translating to MNELTPLRTGFSACPHDCPSTCALDIEITGNTVGRVRGAAGNSYTAGVICAKVARYGERINHPDRLLKPLQRVGAKGEGGWRELAWDDALDLVAEKFLAAEARFGAESVWPYFYAGTMGQVQRDGIHRLRHAKRYSGQFDTICTNMAWTGWHAGAGQLTGVDPREMASSDCVVIWGTNAVATQVNVMTHAIRARKERGARIVVIDIYDNATMKQADMALKLLPGSDGALAAALMHIGFRDGTADRAYMARFADDPAGLEAHLATRTPKWAADITGLSVAEIEAFGALIGATPKTFFRLGYGFTRQRNGAASMHAAVSVPTVFGHWQHEGGGAFHSNSDIFKLDKSLLTGAAMRDPSVRFLDQSRIGAVLTGDPGALQNGPKVAAMLVQNTNPANVAPEQRLVRQGLLRDDLFVCVHEQFMTDTARLADLVLPATMFLEHDDLYRGGGQSHLLLGPKLVEPPPGVRTNHFVIEELAKRLGVADRPGFGLSERDLIADILQRSGHGTLDDFEAGRWADLQPDFEAAHFLGGFGWPDGKFRFRPDWTAQGPNTPPASVGPQGPVALLPEWPDHAGLDEAAEPAHPFKLATSPARQFLNSSFAETTGSRTRERRPELLMHPDDAARLGISEDDIVSIGNRRGALHLPVAISPAVRPGVLVHEGLWRNSDFAGGEGINLLVGADPVAPSGGAAFHDTHVWVRPAAAA from the coding sequence ATGAACGAGCTCACCCCCCTCCGCACCGGCTTTTCCGCCTGTCCCCACGACTGTCCGTCGACCTGCGCGCTCGATATCGAGATCACCGGCAACACGGTCGGGCGGGTGCGGGGGGCGGCGGGGAACAGTTATACGGCGGGGGTGATCTGCGCGAAGGTGGCGCGCTATGGCGAGCGGATCAACCATCCGGATCGGCTGCTGAAGCCGCTGCAGAGGGTCGGGGCGAAGGGGGAGGGCGGCTGGCGGGAACTCGCCTGGGACGACGCGCTCGATCTCGTGGCGGAAAAATTTCTGGCGGCGGAAGCGCGGTTCGGGGCGGAGAGCGTCTGGCCGTATTTCTATGCGGGCACGATGGGGCAGGTGCAGCGCGACGGCATCCACCGCCTGCGGCATGCCAAACGCTATTCCGGCCAGTTCGACACGATCTGCACGAACATGGCCTGGACCGGCTGGCATGCCGGCGCGGGGCAGCTGACGGGCGTCGACCCGCGCGAAATGGCGTCGAGCGACTGCGTCGTCATCTGGGGCACGAATGCCGTGGCGACGCAGGTGAACGTGATGACGCACGCCATCCGCGCCCGCAAGGAGCGCGGCGCGCGGATCGTCGTCATCGACATCTACGACAATGCCACGATGAAGCAGGCCGACATGGCCTTGAAGCTCCTGCCCGGCAGCGACGGCGCACTGGCGGCGGCCTTGATGCACATCGGTTTTCGCGATGGCACGGCCGACCGCGCCTATATGGCGCGCTTCGCCGACGATCCCGCCGGGCTGGAGGCGCATCTCGCCACCCGCACGCCGAAATGGGCGGCTGACATCACCGGCCTCTCCGTTGCCGAGATCGAGGCGTTTGGCGCGCTGATCGGGGCGACGCCAAAAACGTTCTTCCGGCTCGGCTACGGTTTCACCCGGCAGCGCAACGGCGCGGCGTCGATGCATGCGGCGGTCTCGGTGCCGACGGTGTTCGGCCACTGGCAGCACGAAGGCGGCGGTGCCTTCCACTCCAACTCCGACATCTTCAAGCTCGACAAGAGCCTTCTCACGGGCGCGGCGATGCGCGACCCCAGCGTTCGCTTTCTCGACCAGTCGCGCATCGGCGCCGTCCTCACCGGCGATCCCGGCGCGCTGCAGAACGGCCCCAAGGTCGCGGCGATGCTGGTGCAGAACACCAATCCGGCGAATGTCGCGCCGGAGCAGCGGCTGGTTCGCCAGGGTCTTTTGCGCGACGACCTCTTCGTCTGCGTGCACGAGCAGTTCATGACCGACACGGCCCGGCTTGCCGATCTGGTGCTGCCCGCGACGATGTTCCTCGAGCATGACGACCTCTACCGCGGCGGCGGGCAGAGCCATCTCCTCCTCGGGCCGAAACTCGTCGAGCCGCCGCCGGGCGTGCGCACGAACCATTTCGTCATCGAGGAACTGGCAAAGCGCCTCGGCGTCGCCGACCGGCCGGGTTTCGGGCTCAGCGAGCGCGACCTCATCGCGGACATCCTGCAGCGCAGCGGCCACGGCACCCTGGACGATTTCGAAGCCGGCCGCTGGGCCGACCTGCAGCCTGATTTCGAGGCCGCGCATTTCCTCGGCGGTTTCGGCTGGCCGGACGGCAAATTCCGCTTCCGCCCGGACTGGACGGCGCAGGGCCCGAACACGCCGCCGGCCTCGGTCGGGCCGCAGGGGCCGGTCGCGCTTCTGCCGGAATGGCCCGATCACGCCGGGCTCGACGAGGCGGCCGAGCCCGCGCATCCGTTCAAGCTCGCGACCTCGCCGGCGCGGCAGTTCCTGAATTCGAGCTTTGCCGAGACGACCGGCTCGCGCACGCGCGAGCGCCGGCCGGAGCTCCTGATGCATCCCGACGACGCGGCGCGGCTCGGCATTTCCGAGGACGACATCGTCAGCATCGGCAACCGGCGCGGCGCGCTGCATCTGCCGGTGGCGATCTCGCCGGCGGTGCGGCCGGGCGTCCTCGTCCACGAGGGCCTCTGGCGCAATTCGGACTTTGCCGGCGGCGAGGGGATCAACCTCCTCGTCGGCGCAGACCCGGTGGCACCCTCCGGCGGCGCGGCGTTCCACGACACGCATGTCTGGGTGAGGCCGGCGGCTGCCGCCTGA
- the purN gene encoding phosphoribosylglycinamide formyltransferase, producing the protein MTRKRVAVLISGRGSNMAALVEAARAPGFPGEIVAVMSDRADAAGLETARAERIAAVAVPRKDFSDKAAHEAAMIAAIEASGADLVCLAGYMRLLTAGFVDHFAGRMINIHPSLLPLFPGLDTHRRAIEAGVRIHGATVHFVTFEMDGGPIIAQAAVPVEPDDTPDSLSARVLAAEHRLYPQALAMVLRGEVAMDGSRAVFSTRS; encoded by the coding sequence ATGACCCGAAAGCGCGTTGCCGTCCTCATCTCGGGGCGCGGCTCGAACATGGCGGCGCTCGTCGAGGCGGCCAGGGCGCCGGGCTTTCCGGGCGAGATCGTCGCCGTCATGTCAGACCGCGCCGATGCGGCGGGGCTTGAGACGGCACGCGCCGAGCGCATCGCCGCCGTCGCCGTGCCGCGCAAGGATTTTTCCGACAAGGCCGCGCACGAGGCGGCGATGATCGCCGCGATCGAGGCGTCCGGCGCCGATCTCGTCTGCCTCGCCGGCTACATGCGCCTGCTCACGGCCGGTTTCGTCGACCACTTCGCCGGGCGGATGATCAACATCCACCCCTCGCTGCTGCCGCTGTTTCCCGGCCTTGATACGCACCGCCGGGCGATCGAGGCGGGCGTTCGGATCCACGGCGCGACGGTGCATTTCGTCACCTTCGAAATGGATGGCGGCCCGATCATCGCGCAGGCGGCGGTGCCGGTCGAGCCGGACGACACGCCGGACAGCCTGTCGGCCCGCGTGCTGGCCGCCGAGCACCGGCTCTACCCGCAGGCGCTGGCGATGGTGCTGCGCGGCGAGGTGGCGATGGACGGAAGCCGCGCCGTCTTCTCCACCAGATCTTAG
- the purM gene encoding phosphoribosylformylglycinamidine cyclo-ligase encodes MTDTTNNLTYRDAGVDIDAGNELVRRIKPLVRSTRRPGADGEIGGFGGLFDLKAAGFTDPVLVAANDGVGTKLKIAIDTGIHDTIGIDLVAMCVNDLVVQGAEPLFFLDYFATGKLDPAQGEAIVSGIAEGCRQAGCALIGGETAEMPGLYAEKDYDLAGFAVGAAERGKLLPSADLAEGDMILGLSSSGVHSNGYSLVRRIVALSGAAYDAPAPFETDAPSLAAALITPTRIYVKPLLAAIRQSNDGIKALAHITGGGFVENIPRVLPDHLSADIDLFAVDTPPVFRWLAKAGGVATEEMLRTFNCGIGMIVVVSAAEAATVSAILQSQGETVVPLGRILHRDGNAVTFNGDLAL; translated from the coding sequence ATGACCGACACGACCAATAACCTGACCTATCGCGACGCGGGCGTCGACATCGATGCGGGCAACGAGCTGGTGCGGCGGATCAAGCCGCTGGTGCGATCGACGCGGCGACCGGGCGCCGACGGCGAGATCGGCGGTTTCGGCGGGCTGTTCGACCTGAAGGCCGCCGGCTTCACCGACCCCGTGCTGGTCGCGGCCAATGACGGCGTCGGCACTAAGCTGAAGATCGCCATCGACACCGGAATCCACGACACGATCGGCATCGACCTCGTCGCCATGTGCGTCAACGACCTCGTCGTGCAGGGCGCCGAACCGCTGTTCTTTCTCGACTATTTCGCCACGGGCAAGCTCGATCCGGCGCAGGGCGAGGCGATCGTCTCCGGCATCGCCGAGGGCTGCCGCCAGGCCGGCTGCGCCCTCATCGGCGGCGAGACGGCGGAAATGCCCGGCCTCTATGCCGAGAAGGACTACGATCTCGCGGGCTTTGCCGTCGGCGCGGCCGAACGCGGCAAGCTCCTGCCGAGCGCGGACCTTGCCGAAGGCGACATGATCCTCGGTCTTTCGTCCTCGGGCGTTCATTCCAACGGCTATTCGCTCGTCCGCCGCATCGTCGCTCTGTCGGGCGCCGCCTACGACGCCCCCGCCCCCTTCGAGACCGATGCGCCGAGCCTTGCCGCCGCGCTGATCACGCCGACGCGCATCTATGTGAAACCGCTGCTGGCCGCGATCCGCCAGTCCAACGACGGCATCAAGGCGCTGGCCCACATCACCGGCGGCGGCTTCGTCGAGAATATTCCGCGTGTCCTGCCCGACCACCTCTCGGCCGACATCGATCTCTTCGCCGTCGACACGCCGCCCGTCTTCCGCTGGCTCGCCAAGGCGGGCGGCGTCGCGACGGAGGAGATGCTACGCACCTTCAACTGCGGCATCGGCATGATCGTCGTCGTCTCCGCCGCCGAGGCCGCGACCGTTTCGGCCATCCTGCAGAGCCAGGGCGAGACCGTCGTGCCGCTCGGCCGCATCCTCCACCGCGACGGCAATGCTGTCACCTTCAACGGCGACCTCGCGCTGTGA
- a CDS encoding AI-2E family transporter translates to MLFWGIGALATLALLYVFSSVLLPFVFGMCLAYFLDPVADWMEKRGLSRLMASIVILLLFVVVIAAVLLILVPVIGGQIGSFVQRLPEYLGKLQALADSARTGPLAWLFEGSEPLQQDYAKMVSDSSGVVTTVLGSLWTSSMAVVNFLSLFVVTPVVAFYLLLDWDRMIAKIDSWTPRQHVDTVRRLAREIDAAVAGFIRGQGSLCLILGSFYAIGLTLIGLNFGLLIGMFAGLISFIPYVGSIVGLILAVGVALVQFWPDYIWIIATVVIFFVGQFLEGNILQPKLVGASVGLHPVWLMFALFAFGALFGFVGLLIAVPASAAIGVLVRFAITKYLQSEMYFGRTIGSAGTRIETIEGHRMQALVENEFRPGGPSPE, encoded by the coding sequence ATGCTGTTCTGGGGGATCGGCGCGCTCGCCACGTTGGCGCTGCTCTACGTCTTTTCCAGCGTTCTCCTGCCCTTCGTCTTCGGCATGTGCCTCGCCTATTTCCTCGATCCGGTCGCCGACTGGATGGAGAAGCGGGGGCTGTCGCGGCTGATGGCGAGCATCGTCATCCTGCTATTGTTCGTTGTCGTCATCGCGGCCGTCCTTCTCATCCTCGTTCCCGTGATCGGCGGCCAGATCGGCTCCTTCGTCCAGCGGTTGCCGGAGTATCTCGGCAAGCTGCAGGCGCTGGCCGACAGCGCCCGCACCGGACCGCTGGCCTGGTTGTTCGAAGGCAGCGAGCCGCTGCAGCAGGACTATGCCAAGATGGTCAGCGACAGCTCGGGGGTCGTCACCACCGTTCTCGGTTCGCTCTGGACCTCGAGCATGGCGGTGGTGAACTTCCTGTCGCTGTTCGTGGTGACGCCGGTGGTCGCCTTCTATCTCCTGCTCGACTGGGACCGCATGATCGCCAAGATCGACTCCTGGACGCCGCGACAGCATGTCGACACCGTTCGGCGTCTGGCCCGAGAGATCGACGCGGCCGTTGCCGGCTTCATCCGTGGGCAGGGCAGCCTCTGCCTCATTCTCGGCAGCTTCTACGCCATCGGCCTGACGCTGATCGGCCTGAACTTCGGTCTCCTGATCGGCATGTTCGCCGGCCTGATCTCCTTCATTCCCTATGTCGGCTCGATCGTCGGGCTGATCCTGGCCGTCGGCGTCGCGCTGGTGCAGTTCTGGCCGGATTATATCTGGATCATCGCGACGGTCGTGATCTTCTTCGTCGGCCAGTTTCTCGAGGGCAACATCCTGCAGCCGAAGCTCGTCGGCGCCTCCGTCGGCCTGCATCCGGTCTGGCTGATGTTCGCGCTCTTCGCCTTCGGTGCGCTGTTCGGCTTCGTCGGATTGCTCATCGCCGTTCCGGCCTCGGCGGCGATCGGCGTCCTGGTGCGCTTTGCCATCACGAAATACCTGCAGAGCGAGATGTATTTCGGCCGGACCATCGGGAGCGCCGGTACCCGGATCGAGACGATCGAGGGCCATCGGATGCAGGCTCTGGTCGAAAACGAGTTCAGGCCGGGCGGACCCTCGCCAGAATAG